Within Lytechinus pictus isolate F3 Inbred chromosome 7, Lp3.0, whole genome shotgun sequence, the genomic segment ttaaagttgctcttaacttatgaacagctttatgaaacacccaccaggacttTAATACTATACCTGATGAGGTCTGACCGTATTTATACAGTGCTTCTTGTCCATGTAGGACTGGAATTTCTCAAAGTCCACTTGCTGGTCTTTCTTGGTCTTCTTCCTCGCCTGCGAGGCTTTGCTCACACACAAGAATATCTGTGAACTCATCTCTTTCACACTACAAATGGAAACAAATTGAGATTATGGGGATTTTACAGTACATTTAAGATAATATCATATTCAACTATCCATCTGCCACTAGATTACACTAATGGTGGATCAGGCAGTGTTTGGATTGattgactattattattattattattatttatttggccataaaaacatacaaaaattgtacaatgtaattacataaatacaatttgaaattgaataattaaatatagataaggtagaaatgaaagagaagaagaaaacagtAAGAAAACGGTTTTTCCATGGGCCAGGGCtcgcaaaagtaaaattcagtaCTATTGCCCAGAGGCATGCGAGCCCTCATGGAAAAACCGTTGAGAGAATATTGCACATTCAATATATAAGATTGcacattattaaaattcaaatacaaCACATtgacaaacattattttaaaaagtatgtACGTAACGCCAGGCAAGATACAGTAAAAGGAATAAAGACGGGTATTGGGAAGAATTTGAATACCCATGCCGGACTGATATGTGTGTAATGCTTAACATAACATAGCACAAAGATAACTTAGATTTGTGTGAGGTACTAGAGCCTGAAAAgcaacaatgaaatgaaataaggagGAATGCCCTAGACAACAGCAAGAGCATGCCTCCACATTCctattaatgacatgtgtacTCGCCAGGCTCCAGCACCTAATACATAACAATCATTGAGACAACAAATGGTAAATTTACAGGAAACTCGCCTCCtttgatgaagaaaaagaagagaaattaagaactgcatagtaataataataatttaaaaaatatagaaatgataTTGAGATTTTTAGAATTTTATGTGCCCCCAACAGTTTTGctaaaaaggaattaaaaaaaaaaaaaaaaaaaaaatcaactgtaCCAAATGGATATAACAGATCATACAGCCTGTACTACTTGAGCATTATTCTAaaatattaattgaaaaaaaaaaaattaattatataCTAAATCCTTACTGACAGATAATTGAATCAAATTACAATAAAGGAAACACAATTGTTGGATGCACATCATAGAATGAAATatgcaaagtacatgtaattatttagGTAATATGGCAAGCATATCAAATTACAGGAAAAGTGTAATGGCAAAAATTAATTTAGTATAACTGTTCTAGAGGTAATAAAGTTCCAACTAAATAGAGgagaagagagaagagaggggaagagataTATGCACTGTATAATACAGcagacaaaaataattattaaagaaaTGTCATTGTTGGAATCATAGCACGAATAATGAGGTGGtgaaaagaaagcaaaaaaaaaaaaatggaaagaaaatggagttatttaTGAGTTGGACAAGAGTGCTCCctttaaagaagaaagaaatgaagagaggGAAGTTGAAACAGCATTATCTCTTACACTTAGAGGAAGAGTGTCCCAAAGTCTTGGAAGGCGCCTAGAgggtgaaaagaaaaaagactgaGTTCTAGAGGGCAGATGACGGAAAGAAAGTGTTTCAGGATGGCGGGGGTTGATATAGATATTTGCACTGAGCTGTTCACAGTTACAAATTCCACGAAGACACTTAATTGCAAAGGAACATAGGAGATAATCTCGTCGGGAGGCAAGTGAAGACCAGTCGAGAAGTTTGAGCCTATCTTCGTAGGACATCTCACCACGACGCTGTTTTAGGGCAAGTCTAGTGGCTGTCCTCTGAACACGCTCAAGCTTATCCACCTGTTTTGAGGTTGTGGGATGCCATGCAGGCACACCATACTCTAAGATCGGTAATACTATTGACTTGTATAAGCAGAATATAGAGGATGCAGAAGCACCACGTGCCACCAGTCTTATGAATCCCAATAGACGATTAGCACGTAATACAACAGAGTCAATGTGGGTTTTCCAGGAGAGATCGGAAGAGAGGATCAGTCCCAGGTATCTAATGGAAGAATCAAAACTTAGAGCAGTATTGTTTAAGTAATAGGTAGGTGGGTTAACTCGTCTACTTCTTGTGATATGCATCACCTTTGTCTTTGAGGTATTAAAAGTCATTCCATTTCTTGCACACCAAGAATTCAAAGCAACAAGATCTGATTGAAGTTGATGTTCATCTGCAGATGAATAGATGTTCCTAAAAATAAGAACATCATCTGCAAACAGAACACAAGGAGATAGAGCATaatgggagatatgattgacaaacaagttaaaaagtGTGGGGCCCAGGACACTCCCTTGGGGGACGCCGCTTGGGACATCAATCCAGTCCGATGAAGAgcctaaaaacaaaacttgctgAGATCTGTTGGAGAGAAAGGAGTGAATCCAGTTCCATAAACTACCCTGAATGTTAAATGATTTggcaagtttaaaaaaaagctgTGTGTGTGGCATTCTGTCGAATGCCTTCGACATATCTAAGAAGACTGCATCAATCCTGGGTGCACGGGTTTTGTCCAAGGTACAACTCCACTGGTGATAAACATTTGTCAATTGTGTTACACAGCTTTTACCAGAGACAAAACCATGCTGCCCAGGGTTGAGAAGTCCATTTGCATAAATATGTTCCTGGATGTTCTTAACGATAAAACCCTCAAGGAGCTTACAAAGAACTGAGGTTAAAGCAACAGGACGATAGTTCGTGACAAGTGATTTGTCCCCACCCTTGAAAACGGGTGTAATATGTGCCCGTTTCCAGGACAATGGAACTTTGCCACAACCTAAGGATGTATTGAAAAGAATAGAAATAGGAAATGAAATTTCTTCTGCAACTTCAAGAAGTATACTGGGAAGAATGCCGTCAGGTCCAGGAGACTTATTTCTCTGCAGACGAAGAAGAGCCAAGTGAACCTGTGAAGAAGATACAGAGAAATGTGAAAGAACAGGAATGTGCAAATTACAAGTAGGGGGATCATCAGGTAGAGTACATTGCTGACTGAATACAGAACTAAAATAAGAACTGAAAGCATCTGCAATATCTCCAGGATTTGAAATATCTACATCATTAAACCTAAACTTAGGAGGAGGAGGCGAGTTTTTGGGAGTTCTTATAAAAGCCCAAAACCTACGTCTATTGTCATCACAGGCAAACAATGTATTAACATATGTCCAATACGATTTTCTACAGTCCTTCTTCACATTATTTCTGACAGCTTTATAATTTGACCAGTCTACATGATTATGAGTTCTCCTAGCAAGTCTAAACAGAGAATGTTTTTCATTAATCAGAGACCTGATTTCGGGTGTGATCCAAGGAGAGAGCCGATTCTTCCGTTTGTGCACCTGTGGGATAGTTTCCTTAATGGCAGCATCAAGAAAGTCTGTGAAGATTTCGTTGCACTCATCCACATCAGTTCCAGGTAAAATAGCTCGCCATGGGATCAGATGAATGAGGTATCGAAGTCTCGCAAAATCCCCACGACGAACCTGTAGAAAGGACCTCAAAGTGGCTCGTTGGGACGAAGGTCTCGGAGAACGGATACGGATGTTAACAGCATGATGATCAGATGTCACTGGGTTACTTGCAGTATCAACGTGGATCAAGGAATAAGGCCAAGTGAGGTTTAATGACACTACCAACACAATGAGTTATAAGTGTCTGAATATTAATATGTCAAGTTATGTTAAATAGTaggatttgttttcttaatGTTAAATATATATGTGATCTATGGGTTAAATTACAAAGCAAATGGATAGAATAGAAAATGTAAACTACTTCACCGGGAAATTCATTTTGTCAATTTCTCAGCAAAGTACACATTACCAGAATTATTTGGCACATATATTTTAATCCACACCTACTTAGATtctgttaatttttttaaatgttttgtgGAAGGAACAAAaactctttattaaaaaaagtatctTCTTTCTTACCAAGATCTCAGATAGTCCACTGTGGCCTTGTCCTTGGATATCACTTCAGCAACAATGTGCTGCACACCTTCCTCCACCTCTTTAGCAGTCCTTGTACATCCTAATGATCAAATTATTCAAAGTTATTCTAAGATTGAAATAGTGCAAAATGGTAATAAACAGTCATTTCAGATTACTTGagttgaaaatttgatattgactTTCCAGTCTCGAATTTCCTTAACAGATTTGTTCAGACATGGCGAAACAGAACCCGAGTTTGGGCAAAGGGAAAGCTAAAGGATACATTTACTGAATTAAATTCATCAATATCTTTATATTACACCTGGTGAGCTGTTCTTCACGGTCATATTCCATGCATGAAAAACACCTGTCATGCTAAGAGATATGATTGGTCAAATATTGTGGCATGTTGGTCTTTCAGGCACCTAACAAGTCTGAGCTGCGTGTGTGAGCAGGATTCCAGTTCAAATGGACGATCAGAAGCAAAAAGGCACTGAGCAGGATTTCTGCTCACCTGGACGATAGCAAGCAAACGGCCCTGAGTAGGACTCCAGTTCTGTTGGGTTATTGAAAGTGAAAAGGTGCTGAGGATTACAGTTCAGCTGGATGATTGGAAGTGAAAGGCACTGAGCAGGATTCCAGCTCACCTGGATGATCAGAAGTAAAAGGCGCCGAGCAGGATTCCAGTTCTGTTGGGTAATTGAAAGTGAAAAGGTGCTGAGGATTACAGTTCAGCTGGATGACTGGAAGTGAAAGGCACTGAGCAGAATTCCAGCTCACCTGGATGATCAGAAGCAAAAGGCGCTGAGCAGGATTCCAGTTCTGTTGGGTAATTGAAAGTGAAAAGGTGCTGAGGATTCCAGTTCAGCTGGATGATTGGAAGTGAAAGGTACTGAGCAGGATTCCAGCTCACCTGGATGATCAGAAGCAAAAGGTGTTGAGCAGGATTCCAGTTCTGTTGGGTTATTGAAAGTGAAAAGGTGCTGAGGATTACAGTTCAGCTGGATGATTGGAAGTGAAAGGTACTGAGCAGGATTCCAGCTCACCTGGATGATCAGAAGTAAAAGGCGCCGAGCAGGATTCCAGTTCTGTTGGGTAATTGAAAGTGAAAAGGTGCTGAGGATTCCAGTTCAGCTGGATGACTGGAAGTGAAAGGCACTGAGCAGAATTCCAGCTCACCTGGATGATCAGAAGCAAAAGGCGCTGAGCAGGATTCCAGTTCTGTTGGGTAATTGAAAGTGAAAAGGTGCTGAGGATTCCAGTTCAGCTGGATGATTGGAAGTGAAAGGTACTGAGCAGGATTCCAGCTCACCTGGATGATCAGAAGCAAAAGGTGTTGAGCAGGATTCCAGTTCTGTTGGGTTATTGAAAGTGAAAAGGTGCTGAGGATTACAGTTCAGCTGGATGATTGGAAGTGAAAGGTACTGAGCAGGATTCCAGCTCACCTGGATGATCAGAAGTAAAAGGCGCCGAGCAGGATTCCAGTTCTGTTGGGTAATTGAAAGTGAAAAGGTGCTGAGGATTCCAGTTCAGCTGGATGACTGGAAGTGAAAGGCACTGAGCAGAATTCCAGCTCACCTGGATGATCAGAAGCAAAAGGCGCTGAGCAGGATTCCAGTTCTGTTGGGTAATTGAAAGTGAAAAGGTGCTGAGGATTCCAGTTCAGCTGGATGATTGGAAGTGAAAGGTACTGAGCAGGATTCCAGCTCACCTGGATGATCAGAAGTAAAAGGCGCTGAGCAGGATTCTAGTTCTGTTGGGTAATTGAAAGTGAAAAGGTGCTGAGGATTCCAGTTCAGCTGGATGATTGGAAGTGAAAGGCACTGAGCAGGATTCCAGCTCACCTGGATGATCAGAAGCAAAAGGCGCTGAGCAGGATTCCAGTTCTGTTGGGTAATTGAAAGTGAAAAGGTGCTGAGGATTCCAGTTCAGTTGGATGATTGGAAATGATGAGCTGAGGATTCCAGTTTCGCTGGACGTTCGGAAGTGAAAAAGGTACTGAGGGTTTCACTTTGACTGGACGGTTGAAGCAAAAGGTACTGATCAGGATTCCAGCTGAAAATGGCAGCTAAGACTTTGAAGGTGCCTTACAGAAAATGTCCTTTATATCACTTTGTTATTGGAGTATTAAaattatcccccccccaaaaaaaaaaaataaaataaaataaaacagctCAGAAAAAGCTAGATAGCAGAGAAATGACATGAAGGTACTGAGCAGGATTCTAGCTGAAAGAGGCAGCTCAGACTTCGAAGGTGCCATACAGAAAATTCCCTTTTATCACTTTATTACTGGAGTGTTAAATTATCCCaaacattaagaagaaaaaaaaataagacagcTCAGAAAAAGCTAGATAGTATAGAATGATGACATGTAGCAACATTCTTTTGCCTAGGAAGAGCTCTCTTCATGAATTAGGAGACtattttcagacaatatgaggTTGCCACCATTGCCATATTTCTAAAATACAGCTTTTTCTGACCTGGatcccgttgcataaaagtttctattatggtatctttgccatccaatggtaactaccatggtaacgctgatcaacagcaaatcaaaatcaagtattccatgcaagttaccatttgATGGCAAGTTGCCATAATGGTAACTCTTATGCAATGGGACCCTgctctcaaattttttttttaatgttaagaAATGAGGTTTGAACAGGGCAGTAAGGTTCACCTTCTGACTGGATGTAGTCCTGTACGTTAAAGAGACCTTTATCTCCTAAAATGTCTTCCGCTGCAGGCTCTAATCCAGCCTTTCTGGCTCTCTCAGCCAATGTTGTTTTTGAACCACTTTTAAAAGGAGCAACctgcaaataaaaacaaagcaCATGCATAGGTATCAACAGTCATTCAGCTTTTCACACTCAAAAGCAATGCATTCTTGAAAGTCAAAATCTTGACTGACCATTTGAACAGGACAAGTACAGAAGTATAAACTTAAATCTGAAGCATCCTGATATGACATGAAAACATATCCAGTCATATAAAGCTAGTCGTTAACTTTCAAAGCAATTTGCTATCATTTACTGGTGTAGGATTATAATAATTAcagaataaaatcaattacCGGGGGttaatattgtttttcattgaATGTTGTATCCTAAgctaacaattttttatttctttttattcacaaaacaaaaatatttttagttaataaaaaaaacagtaaaaatcTGGGTAttgaaattattcatttttgtttgtgaaaaagaGACTTTTAATTACTGACAACTATAGTGAAATCTTAGATTTTAATTAGCAAAGAAATATGGTTACTTTGGTAACTGTGATTATGTCCTTATTCCTGCTATGACCCCAAAAATATGTGTGTAGCCCCATTCATGAATTTCTATTTGCAGCTAGTGCATGTGACACTTGCTAGACTCAAGTCAATTTCTTATCATATTCCCACATTTTACAGTACATACTAGGTTATTTAGTGTATAATAATCCATTTGTCAATTTAACTTTCAGCTCCCGTCTGTGAATTTAAAATGCGGATGCTCTTAAAAAGTTAGAATGTTGCAGATATATGTTTTACATGATAAATTCTGCGAGGAATACATTGTACTCTGTCTGGAGGGTTCAGATATCTTATCTCCAAATTTGAAAGATAACTGATCAAAGAGCCTTTTCAAGGAAAGTAGACACATCGCCAAGAGAGAGCACTACATATCTAAGATTTGGGTTCATATGCCCTTACAGATCAAAtgatggaaataaaacaaaccaaTTGCTCCAGTTGCTCCATGCTGTAGGAGTTACAGAGTTTTTCCCGTATGTCCGttgacagttttttttcttttccaagtTTCAGcagatgaaattttgttttatcctgGACTGCCCTGGCATTCAAAGAagataaattgcaaaaaaaaaaaaatgatatcaatttgaATGCATTCAATAACATTTCACTACTGAAATAATGTGACCACTCTGtaaaatgaaatcatgataAGTCGAAGGGTATGATACTTAGTACATAATCAATTCCTTCAATTTGAAAGTATAAATATTTCGACTAATGAATGCACATGTATGTGACCCATctgctttaaaaaatcattgtcAAAGAGGTATGATTTTAGTAAATGATcacttttttaatgtatttgaTTACATTTTGACTAATAAAATTATATGACCACTCTCCTTAAAATCATAATAAGTCGAAAGGTAGGATTGTTGgcaaataaaaatttcattcaatttgaaaatacatgtattcaataatattttcactAATGAAAGTATGTTACCAGTATGCTTAAATATCGTAATTTAACAGGTAGTATTTTTGGTAAATAATCTATTCAATCAATATGAATGCATTCAAttaaattttgacaaatgaaaATCTGTGGCGAATCTGCTTTAAAACGGTAGAATTCTTGGTCAATAATCAATTTGAAGATATTCAATAACATGATGACTAATGAAAATACGTCACTTAAACTCTCAATATGTCATAAAGcatgattttggtgaaattgtTACTTGAAATTATAAagcaaagctttaaaatgtcataactttcttattttagacacgattttgatgaaatttgcagtgttatgcttgttggacttttctctctttattcaaatcaacttattgttggggtggacttttcctttaagacctttttttcaataatacaATATCATGAGTGGGACTTATCATGAAATTGCAAAATGCAATACTATTTTCAGTTTCAAGCTTTACAGGTCTTAAATTTCTTAGGACAAGGCCATAATTCTACAGGGCACATTTCTACATATTGGCATaaatgggaaaataaaaaattaaatatataagCCAGGCCAATGAGAGGAGAATTCAGGCCAGTCAGTAAGGCATTCAAGGACATGGACTTTGATAGCCTTGGTTTAATTAAAGCCCTGAATGTAACAAAATACAATGGTGCTTTAAAGTTAGTGAATCCCACCAGAAATTACACTCCTTTGTGCTGAGTGTTGAACGTAAACAACAACCCTACAATAGTACAATATCcagcgagcccagagaaacaaactataTTGAATGTAGATGGCATAAATTTGAACACTTTTGAATTCGTAGATTTTATGGTGGGGCTcaactaactttttttttaataacactGTAAAGAATGATATCAACAATTCAGCTGATTTCATTATCAAAAACAGTAGggtgggggggaggggtgaggTAAAGATTCAGTTGTACACATACTTCAGCTCCTCGAGTGAAGATTTTATTTCTCTTATTACTGCCGCCTCCATATTACTGGTCTGTTCCTTCCTGTAACGTGCTATAAAGGGGACGGTGCAGTCCTCCTCCAAAAGTTTCACCACATTCTCAACATCTCGCTGTTGAACAAAGTGCCCATTACTCCTGTGAAGAATCAAGATTCAGGATATTATTAATGGTTTGTTTAATTACTACACAAAAATTGTCCTTCACTGGCAATAGATTAACTTTCAAACAATAAGTATTcaacataaaaacaaaagaacga encodes:
- the LOC129264242 gene encoding S1 RNA-binding domain-containing protein 1-like, with the translated sequence MARRRSLRLNPSDDDDEVLSNEENLNDLSFYDGPPWHPPNVICDNLNESGIRSNGHFVQQRDVENVVKLLEEDCTVPFIARYRKEQTSNMEAAVIREIKSSLEELKAVQDKTKFHLLKLGKEKKLSTDIREKLCNSYSMEQLEQLVAPFKSGSKTTLAERARKAGLEPAAEDILGDKGLFNVQDYIQSEGCTRTAKEVEEGVQHIVAEVISKDKATVDYLRSCVKEMSSQIFLCVSKASQARKKTKKDQQVDFEKFQSYMDKKHCINTVRPHQVLAINRGEELKALSVKVSLPDRLNERFMHWCKTKWCSKTQPNSYAARIICISVEDSYNRLMAPMIMREIRSKLNKTAEKASIEVFTQNLHRLLLTPPVKGRVILGIDPGFKNGCKLAVISATGNHSAVMILH